TGAATCAACGCCATCAATTAACATATGTATCTATCAACACTGACAAGCATGTAAACACTAAATGCCCAATCCTCATGCTCCAGACCTTAGCTAGAAGCAACTCAAACAGAAACCAATGACACTCCAAGCATTAACCATGTTCTAGTTTCACCTTCTTTAAAACTGTCTAATTTCTCTACTCAAAGTTTCTTAATTTAGAGGTTGAAGCTTTCATGGAAGTAAGGAAGACAAGCTAAACAGAAATATTCATGATCAAGCAGAAAAGAAGAGAGAAAGATGAAACCTTTGTGTCAAGCATAACAGCAGCGAGGATGCCTGTATTCTGCATAGCGGCGCGGAGATTGTCAAGAGTCTCCTGATGGTACTCATGGCTACCGTGAGAGAAGTTGAAACGAGCAACATTCATTCCCGCTTTGAGAAGCTTCTCAATCATAGGAACAGAGCGAGACGCAGGACCTAGAGTGCAAACGATCTTCGTCTTCGGAGTCCTCCCATCGTTAGGCAGCTCCTTCAGTATCCCTTCAATGTCTATGTTCGACATTTTTTCTTCGAATCTCAACCTGATTTACACAAATGGAACCAATCTTCGATAAAGGATCGAACTTTATCAGATCAAAGAGAAGAGATCATAACTAATCAAAGTCCACGTTTTAAAAAACAAGCGGAAAAGGACGAGACTTTGAGATTCAACGAACGAATATGAATAGCTATTACAGCCGATGATCTGATGCACGATTACGATTTATGAGGAGGGATCTAACGATTATCGAAGGATGAAGAGATGATCGGCGAGGATCGGATCTAACCTGAAAACTGCTTCTGTCTGTTTTTTTTTTTGGAGTGTGAAAGCTGCCGGCGACTCGAAAATGTTAATGAAGAGACTTTATAACGGCGTGAAATAAATGACACGTCGAATTATTTAAATTATTACATCCAATGGCGATTTTTCGCTTTAAACAATAACCCAAGAAAATAATTTCCGCCCCTTCGAAATCTGGATATAGTGGACTTGTTCGTTTTATTTGGTTTAGTGAATTTTTAAATAAAATTTTAGTCATCAACATGCTATGAACATATGACTACGATTATTCTAACAGAAGAATATGCTTTTGGATCTAAAAGAGAGGTGTGCTATTCTTTCGTTGCTAATAAACCAAAAAACTCTAATTTTCTTAAGGCTGGTGTTAATTTATTAACTTAAATTTATTTGGATTGATTGAACCGAGAGTTTCATTTATGCTTTTTAATTGCATGAATTTCATTTAGGTAATAAGGAAAATCATGTCGTTTTATATTACAATATTTTTCTTATATAATTTTCCATGTTACTATCTTTTCTTTTAAATAAGTACCTTGATTTTGTTTTCTGTTCTTATGAAAATTGAGAAGACGTACATACTTGGAAACAATACCTTTTTCTTTTCCTTCAGACTCTTTTGGAATGATCAAGGAGCCATTTGTTGTCTTTATATATTCTAACTTAAAAGAGACACTAGGAGACTATTTTTATTTAGTTATTAGAATTCTAACAAAATGAAAGCAACTAGATATTAATGAAACAGTCTAGTTGATCTAAAGTTTCTTAATTCCAAGAAGCTTAAGGTGGCTTTTTACTTACGTTAACACCTTTTCCATCAATAAAATACAGAGTTTTTTTTTCACTCAAGTTGAGATTTCATGGATGAAACCTAAGACACTTGAAGAAGCAGGACTTCTTGAACAATCTTGACATGGACCCATTACAAGACTGAAGACACATAAGCACCTAATATTGTTTAGACGAAGCTCACATAATGTGGGGCTGTTTGTTTCACCATTTGCCATCTCCATCCAAATGATTCATTTGTATGATCTATTCAAATGATCCATTCAGATTTTTGTGATTGTTTGTTTGTTCATCTACATAGCTCATCTAGATGAATCATCTAAATGGATCTTATGTTTGTTTTTTTATTTTCATTCCCATTCAAATGAGTTTAGTAAAGAAATTACCAAAATATCCTTGTGTTGATTTAATCATATGTTTAATATTAATTTTAACTATATTACATTTAATTATTTAGTTTAATATATTTACATTAGAATTATTTCAAAATTAACGAGTTTTCTTTTTTCGGTTTGGGCGGGAAAACAAGTTTTTTCGGTTTTAGCGAGAAAACACATTTTTTATGNNNNNNNNNNNNNNNNNNNNNNNNNNNNNNNNNNNNNNNNNNNNNNNNNNNNNNNNNNNNNNNNNNNNNNNNNNNNNNNNNNNNNNNNNNNNNNNNNNNNNNNNNNNNNNNNNNNNNNNNNNNNNNNNNNNNNNNNNNNNNNNNNNNNNNNNNNNNNNNNNNNNNNNNNNNNNNNNNNNNNNNNNNNNNNNNNNNNNNNNNNNNNNNNNNNNNNNNNNNNNNNNNNNNNNNNNNNNNNNNNNNNNNNNNNNNNNNNNNNNNNNNNNNNNNNNNNNNNNNNNNNNNNNNNNNNNNNNNNNNNNNNNNNNNNNNNNNNNNNNNNNNNNNNNNNNNNNNNNNNNNNNNNNNNNNNNNNNNNNNNNNNNNNNNNNNNNNNNNNNNNNNNNNNNNNNNNNNNNNNNNNNNNNNNNNNNNNNNNNNNNNNNNNNNNNNNNNNNNNNNNNNNNNNNNNNNNNNNNNNNNNNNNNNNNNNNNNNNNNNNNNNNNNNNNNNNNNNNNNNNNNNNNNNNNNNNNNNNNNNNNNNNNNNNNNNNNNNNNNNNNNNNNNNNNNNNNNNNNNATACACATTTTTTTGTATTGGCGGGAAAACACGTTTTTTGCAATTTTGGCGGGAAAACACGGTTTGCGACTTTAGCGGGAAAACATGTTTTTTTTTGTGTTTTGACGGAAAAATGTATTTTGGGGGTGTTGGCGTGAAAACATTTTTTTGTGATTTTGGCATGAAAACATGTTTTCAGTTTTTGCGGAAAAACACGTTTTTGCAATTTTGACGTGAAAACATTTTTTTTTGCAATTTTAGCGGGAAAATGCGTTTTGGGGTTTTGGCGTGAAAAAATAGTTTTTAGCACGGGAAAAAGTGTTTTTGTAGTTTTATCAGTTTTCGTTTGTGTCAAAAATGATATTATGTTTAGGTTTGTAATTTGTGAATTACATTAGGGGTATAATAGACATTATACAATTTTGAATGAACCATCTCCATTCAAATGATCCAAATTGGTTCAGCTGAATGAACTTTAAAATTAAGCCTAAATTTTCAAAAATCATCCGGATGATCCATCTGAATGAGTTGCACTTTTAGTGCCTAAACAAACAAAACTCTCATCCTCATCCAGATGGTCCATCCAGATGGAAAAACAAATAGGCCCTGTGTATATGTTGAAGAGTCCAATTTAAAAGCATGATGAAAATATTATAATACCTGCATTTCCTCTGGGAGTGGCTCCGAGAGAGAGCAATAGTGTAGGAAGTGGCAACCGGGAGCAAACTTCCCTGTAAAATTTAGCAACGCCTTGCAATCAGCTAATCATAAGAATTTTACACATGGAGTTACATAAAAGAGACAAACCCCCACTAAGCCTCTAAAACAACTCTTAAAGCAGTAGTAAGCTTTGGGTAATTTTGCCACTATGATGTCACAAATTTATTACATTTTTAAGCGGGTAGATGCTGGTTTGGCCACTTTACCGAAACATATGGCCGAAGAATCCACATGCAAACTTTTTCTTCTCTTTTTGGATAATATAACCTATCGACTCTGAAGAAAAATCATGGACTTTTTATTCATTAAATGAATGAAATTTTTAAAAGAAGCAAATTGTAAACGTCGTGTAGCAGATCTCATGTTGACAAATTTTAACGTTTAAATCGAATATAAATTGCATTAGAAAAATTTGAAGGGAAATGTCATATATTAGTACAATTTTCTAACTCTGTTGAATCTGTTTCATGCAATTATATATTACCAAAAAAAAACGGTAAACATTTAACCTAAATCAATTATAACCAAAGTTCTCCCACCCATTTGTCTAAGGCTAAGAATTGTTTGAAAAATAATTATGGGCAAATCTCCAAAATAGCATCTTTCTAAGTTTATATCACAAAAATAACACTCAAAAACTAAAATGACCAAAATAGCATTTTATTTTTTGAAAATTTTAATTTTTTTATTTTTAAAATTTGAAATCTTATCTCCAAAACCTCATTTCTCAACTCTAAACCCTAAACTCTAAACTCTAAACCCTAAACCCTAAATCCTAAACCCCACCCTTTAACTCTAAACCCTAAGTTTGTGACTTTTGATAAAACATCAAGTGCTATTTTTGTGACTTTTGACCTTGAGTGGAACAAAAACTTGATTTAGTGCTATTTTTGTCTTTTTCTCAATAATTATTTCAAAAATATAATTAACCAATTATTTGATTCAGTTTCCATAGTAACCATCAATTAATATAAATAAGCGGGAAGAGTAGTACACATGCCTCGAACACACAAAAGCAGAGCGCTAAAAGAAAAAATAAATACGAAACTGAGTGAAATCTCATTAGACGTTAATATTTCGCTCTGATTCTTCTTCTTCGTCGTCTTCTTGTGTCGACCTATAAGTACTCTTCTCACTTTCTCTCGTACGCCTCTCTCTCTCTCTCTCTATCACTTTCTCTAGTCTAAGATCGCTAAAGCCGACTTGCTGGGTTTTGCTTCTTCTTTCGTAAGATTGAATCTTTTTTCCCCCTAAAACCCTCTCTCTGTTTCGCAACTTCGTAGATTGTAGATCACATTTTTACGTTTTCACGAACTGAGCTTTCTTGCGATCCAAGGCTAGTTTGTTCTTGCTGATTTTACGTTTGATTGATCGTTTCTCATCGCTACTTCGCTATCACCATTCTCGTAGATCGTTTGTTTATTATCGATGTCAGTCACAAGAGATGATCTTCCTCTCTTTATGTATACTGTGTGCTTAGTTGATTCTAGAAAGCTCAAGATTTGATTTTTTTTTTCCGACTCTCTGCAGGATGGATGGTACGATAGGCTCCAAAGGTCTCGTCAAAAAGACCGAGCTCGTTAGGATAATCACAGATGCACTCATCTCCCTTGGTTTCAACGGCATTGCTGCCGATTTAGAGAACCAGTCTGGCGTTAATCTCCTCGATCCTACTATCAAGCACTTTCTCGACCTAGCAGAGCGTAAAGAATGGCACAACTGCATTACACTACTACAGGAAGAGGGATTACAAGTGCGTGATGAAAAGGTTGCGAGATTCTTGCTACTAGAGCAAACCTTTCTTGACTTCTTGAAGGATGATAACCTTGATGATGCACTGAACACTTTACAGGAAGAGATGACGCCTCTCGGTGTTAAAAGGAGGCGCCTTGAAAAGCTTCCCTCCAAATTTGTGTTTCCAGATTCTGGTGAAGAGAGGTTCATTGAGGTTATGAGGAAACTGCAAAAAGTGTTTCCTCCTGCAGCTATAGTGCCAGAAGGGAGGTTGGTGCGTCTCTTAGAAGAGTCACTTTATCATCAGATGAGGGACTGTGATTACCATAATGCTCCTGATACTGATATGTCCCTATGCTTTGATCATTGCTGTTGGAAATCTAAAATTCCTTCCAAGGCTGTTCAGGTAAATTAACACTATGCTAAGGGTTTTGAAGTTATGAGTGTTACATTGTTTCTTGTTCAATATCTTTAAGTTGTGAGTGTTACATTGTTGCTTGTTCAATACGTTAACTTGTCTATATGTTTGAGTGTGAGTGTTACATTGTTTCTTGTTCAATACGTTAACTTGTCTATATGTTTAAGTTGTGAGTGTTACATTGTTTCTTGCCGACTTACCTTTAATGATGATATAGCACAATATGTTTAATTTGTCTATATGTGAATGGTTCAGACATTGGTGGGACATACTGATGAGGTCTGGTTCTTGAAATTCTCAAATAATGGCAAATACTTGGCTTCTTCTTCTAAGGATAACACAGCAATTATATGGGAGGTATGACTGTGACTTGCTTTTAGCTTCTAAGGATTGATTCACTTATATATGCTTTTTTGTTTGTCCAGATCAATGCAGAGGGAGGAGAGTTTTCGATGAAGCATAAACTTGAGGGACACGAGAAGCCAGTTGTAGAAGTCTCATGGAGTCCAGATGATCAACAAGTCATCACATGTGGAGAAAGCGAAGTCATCAAGCGCTGGGACGTTGGTTCAGGACAGTGTGTTCAAACCTGCGGAAGAGATGATGTTGGTTCCATTTCTTGCGGATGGCTTCATGACGGTTCGGGTATAATTGGCGCGATGGCAGACAGGCGGATCTACTTGTGGAACTTAGATGGGACTGAGATAGAGCACGAGCAAGGGCAAAGGGGACAGAAGATTTCTGATGTAGCCATGACGAGTGATGGGAAGTGGATTGTAAGCGTGGGAAGGGAGCAGAATGAGATCTCATTGTTTGATAGAGTGACTAGAGGTGAGACGGTGATTCAAGTGGAAGGCATGGTTACCTCGTTCTCGCTTTCGAGAGACGACAAGTATCTTCTAGTCAATCTCATTACGCAGGAGATCCACGTCTGGATGATTGATGGCAGACGGGAACCACGGAGGGTTTACAAGTTCAGTGGCCACAAGCGTAGTAGGTTTGTTATCAGGTCTTGCTTTGGTGGCTATGATGAAAATTTCATCGCCAGTGGGAGTGAGGATTCTCAGGTAACAAAAACAAATCTCATTAGTAAATGGACCTTAAGATGGAGAGTGATGGTGTCTATGTTGGTTGTTGTTGTTGCAGGTATACATATGGCACACAGACTTTGAGAGGGGACCTTGTTGTGTATTGCCAGGACACGGAGGAGCTGTGAACTGTGTTAGTTGGAACCCCACTGATATTCATATGTTGGCCTCAGCGAGTGACGATAGAACTATCCGGATTTGGGGACTTGACTTGGAGTGATGATGGCTTAGCTGCAAGTTTGATATTCATTATGTGCATAGGATATATACCTTTTAAGTGTGTCTCTTGTTTTCATTTTCACCCTCTTGATGTTTTTTTGCTTCCCTGGAGTACAATAGAGATAATAGCAGATGTTTGATTACTAATCGTGAGACACAGAAGACACAAAAAATATGCATTTGAGAACAGTTTTGCTCTAATGTTGATGCTTCACTTCTTCTCCTAAGTAACTATTGTTCTCTCTGTCTCTCTTAGTTCAGCAATGAACTTTCAATAGAATCTTTATTTGAAGTTGGTCAAATGTTAGCTTGAATCGATCAAAGTCTGTGAGTTTTTGAGGACCACCTGTAAAGCCCTCGCCACAAGAAGATCATGGAGATAGATTACGTAGCAAACACTCCACATTTATACTCATTTTACTATATCAGGCCTAAACATATATATGGACCTTAAACTGACAAGAGATGAAACGTTACAAAAAGGCCCATAGAATATACATTCAAGAAACACTCCACATTTATACTCTTTTTTTTTGTGCAAAGATCAAATATACTCTTTACTTTAAATAATGATGTGTGTGTACCAGATGCAACAAGTAGATCTCACCATTTTTAGACAGCTTAGTCTGTACTCTACAGTAATACACGGATCAAGACGACTTAATCCCTAATATATAAATTATTGTATGCTTGAATTTAGATGAACAAAAAATATATAAAAAATACGACTGACCCTTTGCGTTTCCACACATGAAAGCACTTACTAACTGAAGATTTTTTTTAAAAATAAAAAAGGAAGAATACAAACAATATTATCCACAAGTAAATTATTGACCATTCTTTTGAGTTTTGACTTTATATATGAGTAGCAAACACCACACCACGTGGTTGGCAACAGCTTGGCCCATTGTAACGGAAAACAACTTCGAATGAGATGTATCTCTTAAGGAACCTACTCTTAAGCTATGGGTTCATACATTTCGCATCAAAACCTTAAATTATATGACATATATTATATAGTTTGACAATTGAACCCATTGCTATTTATTAGAACATGAAGAATGGTTATGAATCAACAAGTGTGACACGTGATGGGCCGGCTTAGAAGCTCCAAATATAATTTAATTACTTATAGTTAGTAACTTAGCGAGGTAGTTATGGACCTTATGGTCGGTTGACAACTACTGATACACATGCATACTGAATTAATTTATTACTAATCGAAACGTTCAATGTGGTTTGTCTCTATTTAACCGACCTCGACCATGCCGCGTACAAACACAAGAAGACATCAAAAAGATAAAATCATTACGGTATTTTATAAATATCATTTACAATCATTTAAATTTAATATCATTAATTATTATATAATCAAATTGGAAAATTAGCATAGTGATTAGTGATGCTCTCCCTAAATTCTATTTTGCATGATCTAAGGAGTAAGGTAAGTGTTGGATTAATAAAGAAGGAAGAGTAATTTTTATAGTATTAACTGTTTAATTAAATAGGAAAAAATTAGTGACCGTTGGATGGAAGGTGTTCATCGGAAATCGAGCGAAGACCTCTTCACGTGGCACAGTACCATTGCCCATCTCCTCCGTTTACTCCTCCATACGACGTTATTATGTGTTTTGTTTGCGGATTTTTAAAGTTTTAAAAATAAATAAATGCCATTCAGATCCATTTAGTTAAATGAGTTTTAAATGGGTTGTTTTGGTAAGACTCATTTATTAAATGAGTTTTACATTAGTAAGATTCTTTTAACCCATTTAACTTAATATAATTAATTAATTATTTTTTTGTAGAAAAATATGATTGTATAGTTTTGGCGAAAAATTCGATTTTACGGTTTTCGCGGGAAAACACGATTTTACGGTTTTGGCGAGAAAACTCGATTTTACGGTTTTGGCGGAAAAACTCGATTTTACGGTTTTGGCGAAAAATTCGATTTTACGGTTTTGGCGAAAAAAATCTGATTTTGCGTTTTGGCAAGAAAACTCGGTTTTAGGGTTTTGACGGGAAAACTCGATTTTTACGGTTTTGACGGGAAAACTCGATTTTACGGCTTTGGCGGGAAAACTCAATTTTTACGATTTTGGCGGGAAAAACTCGATTTTACGGTTTTGGCGAGAAAACTCAAATT
The DNA window shown above is from Brassica oleracea var. oleracea cultivar TO1000 chromosome C3, BOL, whole genome shotgun sequence and carries:
- the LOC106333506 gene encoding WD repeat-containing protein 26-like, translated to MDGTIGSKGLVKKTELVRIITDALISLGFNGIAADLENQSGVNLLDPTIKHFLDLAERKEWHNCITLLQEEGLQVRDEKEEMTPLGVKRRRLEKLPSKFVFPDSGEERFIEVMRKLQKVFPPAAIVPEGRLVRLLEESLYHQMRDCDYHNAPDTDMSLCFDHCCWKSKIPSKAVQTLVGHTDEVWFLKFSNNGKYLASSSKDNTAIIWEINAEGGEFSMKHKLEGHEKPVVEVSWSPDDQQVITCGESEVIKRWDVGSGQCVQTCGRDDVGSISCGWLHDGSGIIGAMADRRIYLWNLDGTEIEHEQGQRGQKISDVAMTSDGKWIVSVGREQNEISLFDRVTRGETVIQVEGMVTSFSLSRDDKYLLVNLITQEIHVWMIDGRREPRRVYKFSGHKRSRFVIRSCFGGYDENFIASGSEDSQVYIWHTDFERGPCCVLPGHGGAVNCVSWNPTDIHMLASASDDRTIRIWGLDLE